Proteins encoded together in one Oryzias latipes chromosome 11, ASM223467v1 window:
- the LOC101169218 gene encoding sodium-dependent neutral amino acid transporter B(0)AT1, producing the protein MRLTVPNPGLTLRIPNYEDLEKMDKEEAGDRPKWDNKAQYILTCVGFCIGIGNVWRFPYLCQSHGGGAFLIPYLILLVLEGLPLLLMEFAIGQRLRKGSVGVWRAISPYLTGVGIASMLVSFLIGLYYNTLMAWIMWYLFNSFQDPLPWTQCPLTENSTEYVPECQRSSTVDYYFYRETLNISTSIADSGGIQWQMVVCLFAAWTVLCISFIRGINTSGKAVYVTAILPYIVLAIFLIRGLTLKGSFNGILYLFTPDVNELMKPTTWLDAGAQVFYAFSLAWGGLISFSSYNPVHNNCMQDAVILSAVTGLTSIYAATVTYSIIGFRATQNYDNCVNENIMALTNTFDLPEMSINSSNYDEALSQLNSSYPDAFLGLGIQTCDLQKLLSEGVEGTGLAFIVFTEAITKMPGSPAWSVLFFFMLFCLGLSTLFGNIEGVVAPLTDLNVLPKNWPQEVLTGATCVVSFIISLLFAQHSGIYWVTLFDNFAGSIPLLTIGLFEMIAVVYIYGIDRFNEDIEFMIGHKPSLYWQISWRFISPIILLVILVFYLVTQTQQELTYLVWDPSSAEFPGLTSVPYPSWISSIIFLLAGVPSLIVPMYALCRLVFVYLKRKRKSSDKTVQIS; encoded by the exons ATGAGACTGACGGTTCCAAACCCGGGACTGACCCTGCGGATCCCCAACTATGAAGACCTTGAGAAGATGGATAAGGAGGAGGCCGGTGACAGGCCCAAGTGGGACAACAAAGCTCAGTACATCCTGACCTGCGTGGGCTTCTGCATCGGCATCGGCAACGTGTGGCGTTTCCCTTACTTGTGTCAAAGTCATGGCGGGG GAGCCTTTTTGATTCCCTACTTGATCCTGCTGGTCCTGGAAGGACTGCCTCTCCTGCTGATGGAGTTTGCCATTGGGCAGCGTCTGAGAAAAGGCAGCGTGGGGGTGTGGAGAGCCATCAGTCCATATCTGACTGGTGTCG GCATTGCCTCCATGCTGGTCTCGTTCCTCATTGGACTGTACTACAACACCTTGATGGCCTGGATTATGTGGTACCTTTTTAACTCCTTTCAAGACCCTTTGCCATGGACACAGTGTCCCCTGACTGAAAACAGCAcag AATATGTACCCGAATGTCAAAGGAGCTCTACGGTGGATTATTACTTTTACAGAGAGACACTGAATATCTCCACCTCCATAGCCGACTCTGGAGGTATCCAATGGCAGATGGTGGTTTGCCTCTTTGCTGCCTGGACTGTCCTGTGCATCAGCTTCATACGTGGGATAAACACATCCGGAAAG gCTGTCTACGTCACAGCCATCCTGCCCTACATTGTGCTGGCCATTTTTCTGATCAGAGGACTGACTCTTAAAGGCTCCTTTAATGGAATACTGTACCTCTTCACTCCAGAT GTCAACGAGTTGATGAAACCAACAACTTGGCTGGATGCAGGAGCCCAAGTCTTTTATGCTTTCAGCTTGGCATGGGGGGGCCTAATCTCCTTCTCAAGCTACAACCCTGTTCA CAACAACTGTATGCAAGATGCCGTGATCCTGTCGGCTGTAACCGGTCTCACTTCCATCTATGCTGCCACGGTAACCTACTCCATTATCGGCTTCAGAGCCACTCAGAATTATGACAACTGTGTCAATGA AAACATCATGGCTTTGACAAACACCTTTGATCTTCCTGAGATGAGCATAAACTCAAGCAACTATGACGAAGCCTTAAGTCAACTGAACAGCTCCTACCCTGATGCTTTTCTTGGATTAGGCATCCAGACCTGTGACCTGCAGAAACTGCTTAGTGAG ggAGTGGAGGGAACAGGTCTGGCGTTCATTGTTTTCACTGAGGCCATCACCAAGATGCCCGGCTCTCCCGCCTGGtctgtactttttttcttcatgcttTTCTGTCTGGGACTCTCAACTCTGTTTGGCAACATCGAGGGAGTGGTGGCACCTTTGACAGACCTGAATGTGTTACCCAAAAATTGGCCTCAAGAAGTACTGACAG GGGCAACCTGCGTGGTTTCCTTCATCATCAGCCTCCTGTTTGCACAGCATTCAGGAATCTACTGGGTTACTCTCTTTGACAACTTTGCTGGATCTATTCCACTGCTGACCATTGGGTTGTTTGAGATGATAGCTGTCGTTTACATCTATGGCATAGACAG ATTCAATGAAGACATTGAGTTCATGATCGGACATAAACCGTCCCTTTACTGGCAGATTTCCTGGAGATTCATCAGTCCAATCATACTTCTGGTCATCCTAGTGTTTTACCTGGTCACTCAAACTCAACAAGAACTTACCTATTTGGTCTGGGACCCCAGCTCC GCGGAGTTTCCAGGTCTGACTTCTGTACCGTACCCTTCGTGGATCAGCTCCATCATATTTCTTTTGGCTGGAGTCCCGAGTCTCATCGTGCCCATGTATGCATTATGTAGgctggtttttgtttatttgaagagGAAGAGAAAATCCAGCGACAAAACTGTCCAAATTTCATGA
- the LOC101171681 gene encoding sodium-dependent neutral amino acid transporter B(0)AT3, whose protein sequence is MGKTQDSQVEERPKWDNKVQYLLTCIGFAVGIGNVWRFPYLCQIYGGGAFLIPYLIALVFEGLPLLYLELAIGQRLRKSSIGVWTSISPLLGGVGIASMIVSFLVAMFYNTILAWVLWYLFHSFQEPLPWSYCPLNENLTGFNEECEKSTPVNYFWYRETLNITPNIETSGSLQWWLVVCLASAWSIVYICFIKGIDSVGKAVYVTTTFPYLVLTIFLVRGLTLPGATDGLAYLFTPDWEILKNPQVWLDAATQIFFSLSVAFGGLISFSSYNSERNDCERDAVLVGVINSATSLYGSIPIFSILGFKARSAFNSCLERNILTLTNHFEFSDQNVTLENYDQWYNHLNEKFPGQVQNLNLRECDLQTFLDQSASGTGLAFIVFTEAVIEMPGSQVWAVLFFVMLFSLGLSSMFGNLEGVITPIRELHLVPKMIPNELLSGILCLISFGVALIFSLGSGNYWVEVFNGYVGSVPLLIIAFFEIIGVIYIRGMKTFSDDIYLMTGRRPNIYWKACWLVISPLMLLVVLVAYVIVQAQNHPTYPTWNPSYELFPQTEVKDYPDWVFAIIVLLSSVPVLSIPLVALVRLICSRVKRSSAAVDLNPYDNSTFQIEVQEQRNPKA, encoded by the exons ATGGGTAAAACTCAAGACTCTCAGGTGGAGGAGAGACCCAAATGGGACAACAAGGTCCAATACCTGTTGACATGCATCGGTTTTGCAGTGGGGATTGGAAATGTGTGGCGTTTTCCCTACCTATGTCAGATCTATGGAGGAG GAGCGTTCCTTATCCCATACCTGATAGCGCTGGTTTTTGAAGGCCTCCCCCTGCTCTACCTGGAGCTGGCTATAGGTCAAAGGCTTCGCAAGAGCAGCATCGGGGTTTGGACCTCCATCTCCCCCTTGCTGGGTGGCGTTG GCATCGCCTCCATGATAGTTTCCTTCCTGGTGGCCATGTTTTACAACACCATCCTGGCCTGGGTGCTCTGGTACTTGTTTCATTCTTTCCAAGAGCCGCTCCCATGGAGCTATTGTCCCCTCAACGAAAACCTGACAG GTTTTAACGAAGAATGTGAGAAAAGCACTCCGGTGAACTACTTCTGGTATCGAGAGACCTTGAACATCACACCGAACATTGAAACCAGTGGTTCCCTGCAATGGTGGTTGGTGGTCTGTCTGGCCAGCGCCTGGAGTATCGTCTACATCTGCTTCATTAAAGGCATCGATTCCGTTGGCAAG GCTGTTTATGTGACAACCACATTCCCATACCTGGTACTGACCATCTTCCTGGTTCGCGGCCTCACACTGCCCGGAGCAACAGATGGTTTAGCTTACCTTTTCACTCCAGAT TGGGAGATACTCAAGAATCCACAGGTGTGGCTAGATGCCGCAACTCAGATCTTCTTCTCTCTTTCAGTGGCTTTTGGAGGTCTTATATCCTTCTCGAGCTATAATTCAGAGAG AAATGATTGTGAGCGAGATGCCGTTCTTGTTGGTGTGATAAATAGTGCAACGTCTCTTTATGGATCCATTCCGATATTTTCCATCCTGGGATTTAAAGCCAGATCCGCATTTAACTCCTGTCTAGAGAG AAACATCCTGACTCTGACCAACCACTTTGAGTTTTCAGACCAGAATGTCACATTGGAGAACTATGATCAGTGGTATAATCATCTGAATGAGAAATTTCCAGGTCAAGTCCAAAATTTGAACCTCAGGGAGTGTGACCTCCAAACATTCCTTGACCAG AGCGCCTCTGGTACGGGCCTGGCTTTCATCGTGTTCACAGAAGCAGTGATAGAGATGCCAGGTTCTCAGGTGTGGGCTGTGTTGTTCTTCGTCATGCTCTTCAGCTTGGGTCTTTCTTCCATGTTCGGTAACCTAGAAGGTGTCATCACACCTATCAGAGAACTCCACTTGGTACCTAAGATGATCCCCAATGAACTTCTGTCAG GAATCTTGTGCCTGATATCCTTCGGGGTTGCCCTCATCTTCAGCCTGGGTTCAGGAAACTATTGGGTGGAGGTCTTTAACGGCTATGTAGGCTCCGTCCCTTTGCTCATCATCGCATTCTTTGAAATTATCGGTGTGATTTACATCCGTGGAATGAAAAC TTTCAGTGATGACATTTATTTAATGACTGGGAGGAGGCCCAACATCTACTGGAAAGCCTGCTGGTTGGTGATCAGTCCATTGATGCTGCTGGTGGTGTTGGTCGCCTACGTGATCGTCCAAGCACAGAACCATCCGACATATCCCACATGGAACCCATCCTAT gaACTCTTCCCCCAAACGGAGGTGAAGGACTATCCGGACTGGGTGTTCGCCATCATCGTCCTCCTCAGCTCTGTTCCTGTGCTCTCCATCCCTCTGGTGGCTCTGGTCAGACTGATCTGCTCAAGAGTCAAAAGGTCGTCAGCTGCAGTTGACCTAAACCCCTACGACAACAGCACCTTTCAGATTGAAGTACAGGAACAGAGGAATCCAAAGGCTTGA